Proteins found in one Sorghum bicolor cultivar BTx623 chromosome 1, Sorghum_bicolor_NCBIv3, whole genome shotgun sequence genomic segment:
- the LOC8054256 gene encoding cytochrome b561 and DOMON domain-containing protein At5g47530, with the protein MAGAGRNQSAWLLLAAVLVLFASSTATAQQEQEQNCSSAKFSSDRSFQRCTSLPVLGASLYWTYHAANGTADVAFRAPSDPSGWVAWGINPTSGGSMVGSSVFIASQAGGNGAVSVLMTYLESSAIPSLTNNTLRFAVPVGPAAEYSGGAYTIYATVALPGNRTVQNTVWQAGPLSGGGIASHPMAPANLQSTQKLDFLSGGSQSTGAGATKSRGLLARRNLRGFQG; encoded by the coding sequence ATGGCAGGAGCAGGACGGAACCAGTCGGCTTGGCTCCTCCTCGCGGCCGTGCTGGTGCTCTTCGCGTCGTCCACCGCCACGGcgcagcaggagcaggagcagaacTGCTCGTCCGCCAAGTTCTCCTCGGATCGGTCGTTCCAGCGGTGCACCTCCCTCCCGGTGCTCGGCGCCAGCCTGTACTGGACGTACCACGCGGCGAACGGCACCGCCGACGTGGCTTTCCGCGCGCCGTCGGACCCCAGCGGCTGGGTCGCCTGGGGCATCAACCCCACTAGCGGCGGCAGCATGGTCGGCAGCAGCGTGTTCATCGCCTCCCAGGCCGGCGGCAACGGCGCGGTGTCCGTCCTGATGACCTACCTGGAGAGCTCCGCCATCCCCAGCCTGACCAACAACACCCTCAGGTTCGCCGTGCCCGTTGGCCCGGccgcggagtactccggcggcGCGTACACCATCTACGCGACGGTGGCGCTGCCGGGGAACCGCACGGTGCAGAACACGGTGTGGCAGGCTGGGCCGCTCAGCGGCGGGGGGATCGCGTCGCACCCGATGGCCCCGGCGAACCTGCAGAGCACCCAGAAGCTGGACTTCCTGTCCGGCGGCAGCCAGAGCACCGGGGCAGGGGCAACCAAGTCCAGGGGGCTGCTGGCCCGTCGTAACTTGAGGGGTTTTCAGGGTTGA